The stretch of DNA CCAACGATAATTAAGATAGGACTAATTGCTGTATTAGGGACTAAAGATATCCAAGGAATGAATATAATCGTTGCTAGGAACAATATCCCTGCAGTAATTGCTGCTTTTCCTGTTTTTCCACCTGATGCAATTACAGCAGCATTCTCAGCACTTGAGACCGTTGGAGAAGTTCCGAACAAAGCAGATGTCAACGAAGATGTTGCTGTAATTCGAAATGCTTTTTTATACCCTTTTTGTTTATCTAACATATCGAGTTGCCCGTTTAATATCCCCATATTTTCAAATATAAGAATTAGTGATAGCGTAAATATTGCCAACCAAAAGGATATATCTCCAATAGCTTGAAAAGATGGTATAAACATCAATTCGTTTAGCTGGAATTGTATCGAGCTAGCTTGTCTCGTTTCAACGCCAGTTACCACCGCGATTACAGTACCAATTACCATCGTTATTAAAAAATTAGCTGGGATATTTTTAACAAACAAGAAAATAGCAATAAATAAGGTAACTAAACCGGTAATCACTGCAGGTGATGTGAAATCTCCAATTGCAATTACGGTGCTATCTCCACTAATGACAATCCCGCTTTTTTCTAATCCGATAAGAATTAAGAAAAATCCTAATCCGACAGTAATAGCATGTTTTAATGAGTCTGGTATAGCTTCTTTTAAGATGGTTCCTAAACGGGTGAATGCAGTAATAACAAATATAAGGCCGGCAATCCATACAATGGCTAGCCCTTCTTGAAATGAGAAGTTGTTATTACCGATAATAGAATATGCAAATAATGCATTAATACCCATTCCAGGAATAAGTATTAGGGGGAGTTTACCAAATATCCCCATGATCATTGTTCCAACGAAACTAGCCATAATCGTTGCAATCATTCCAGTTTCTAAAGAAACACCTGCTTCACTTAAAATAG from Oceanobacillus iheyensis HTE831 encodes:
- a CDS encoding NCS2 family permease, whose product is MEQHDSLRKEIIAGVIGFFTTVYIVIVNGSILSEAGVSLETGMIATIMASFVGTMIMGIFGKLPLILIPGMGINALFAYSIIGNNNFSFQEGLAIVWIAGLIFVITAFTRLGTILKEAIPDSLKHAITVGLGFFLILIGLEKSGIVISGDSTVIAIGDFTSPAVITGLVTLFIAIFLFVKNIPANFLITMVIGTVIAVVTGVETRQASSIQFQLNELMFIPSFQAIGDISFWLAIFTLSLILIFENMGILNGQLDMLDKQKGYKKAFRITATSSLTSALFGTSPTVSSAENAAVIASGGKTGKAAITAGILFLATIIFIPWISLVPNTAISPILIIVGFLMAQNIKHLPLQQLADCIPALLIVVMIPFTYSIGDGMAFGFIAYPIVKWALGKKEEISIPLLIISGLFFLEFAFKVIGI